One region of Nycticebus coucang isolate mNycCou1 chromosome 10, mNycCou1.pri, whole genome shotgun sequence genomic DNA includes:
- the LOC128597710 gene encoding intelectin-1-like produces MTPLGFLLFITVVTRAWSEEKVNTSYKDCTCSSWSPSQSRSCKEIKAKCPNARDGLYFLRTENGVVYQTFCDMTTEGGGWTLVASVHENNMAGKCTVGDRWSSQQGNRADYPEGDDNWANYNTFGSAEAATSDDYKNPGYYDIQAKDLGIWHVPNKSPLKQWRTRSLLRYRTKTGFFEGLGHNLFGLYQKYPVKYGAGTCQTDNGPAIPVVYDFGDVQKTASYYSPGGQQQFTAGFVQFRVFNNERAANALCAGMKVTGCDTEHVSLCGTKGSIRLSVSLSAVCVLSVVWLWCECGYVCGGHFLAHCWESCGTLYGGTDILYLWGTTSESEASKEPLLGAQPSG; encoded by the exons ATGACCCCACTGGGCTTCCTGCTGtttatcactgtggtcaccagagcTTGGAGTGAAG AGAAGGTCAATACTTCCTACAAGGATTGTACCTGTTCTTCTTGGTCTCCATCTCAGTCCAGAAGCTGCAAGGAAATCAAAGCAAAGTGCCCCAATGCACGTG ACGGCCTATATTTCCTGCGTACTGAGAATGGTGTCGTCTACCAGACCTTCTGTGACATGACCACTGAGGGTGGTGGCTGGACCCTGGTGGCCAGTGTCCACGAGAACAACATGGCTGGGAAGTGCACAGTGGGCGATCGCTGGTCCAGTCAGCAGGGCAACAGAGCAGACTACCCAGAGGGGGATGACAACTGGGCAAATTACAACACCTTTGGGTCTGCAGAGGCGGCTACAAGTGATGACTACAAG AACCCTGGCTATTATGACATCCAGGCCAAGGATCTGGGCATCTGGCATGTGCCCAACAAGTCTCCCCTGAAACAGTGGAGGACCAGGTCCCTGCTGAGATACCGCACCAAAACAGGCTTCTTCGAGGGACTAGGACACAATCTGTTTGGCCTCTACCAG AAATACCCAGTGAAATATGGAGCAGGAACTTGTCAGACTGACAACGGCCCGGCTATCCCTGTGGTCTATGATTTTGGTGATGTCCAGAAAACAGCATCTTATTACTCACCTGGTGGCCAGC AGCAATTCACTGCAGGATTTGTTCAGTTCAGGGTATTTAATAATGAGAGAGCAGCCAATGCCTTGTGTGCTGGAATGAAGGTCACCGGATGTGACACTGAGCACGTGAGTCTCTGTGGGACCAAAGGTTCCATAAGGTTGAGTGTATCATTGAGTGCTGTATGTGTGTTGAGTGTGGTGTGGCTGTGGTGTgagtgtgggtatgtgtgtgggggACATTTCCTTGCTCATTGTTGGGAGAGCTGTGGGACCCTTTATGGAGGTACAGACATCCTGTACCTTTGGGGAACAACATCGGAGTCTGAGGCTTCCAAAGAACCACTGCTGGGTGCTCAGCCTTCGGGATGA